A window of Pseudomonadota bacterium contains these coding sequences:
- a CDS encoding TraR/DksA family transcriptional regulator: protein MTDFSAYKQQLLELERELNERRARFDQHGRGGVPADFEDQATARENDEVVESLGEQATAELAQVKAALTRIELGSYGTCVRCGEAIAEARLRAVPFAVACASCG from the coding sequence ATGACCGACTTCAGTGCCTACAAGCAACAATTGCTCGAACTCGAGCGCGAGCTCAACGAACGCCGCGCGCGCTTCGATCAGCATGGCCGCGGCGGGGTGCCGGCGGACTTCGAAGACCAGGCCACCGCGCGCGAAAACGATGAAGTGGTGGAATCTCTGGGCGAACAGGCGACCGCCGAACTGGCGCAGGTCAAGGCGGCCTTGACGCGCATCGAACTCGGCAGCTACGGCACCTGTGTGCGTTGTGGCGAGGCGATTGCAGAAGCGAGATTGCGCGCGGTGCCGTTTGCCGTAGCCTGCGCCAGCTGCGGATGA
- the ccoS gene encoding cbb3-type cytochrome oxidase assembly protein CcoS: MEIIYLLIPVSAVLVIVIVAGFLWAARSGQFDDLERRGRDILHDDDGPSSTHDK, from the coding sequence TTGGAAATCATCTACCTGCTGATCCCGGTGTCCGCGGTGCTGGTGATCGTGATTGTGGCGGGCTTCCTGTGGGCGGCGCGCTCTGGGCAGTTCGACGATCTGGAACGGCGCGGCCGCGACATCCTGCACGACGACGACGGGCCGAGTTCGACCCACGACAAGTAG
- a CDS encoding CBS domain-containing protein, whose translation MLTAINVVSLCVNKLQAVRVSANAKASMTQSLVHTLVKDCMTSTVIAVSPYDTLARAYELLMANRIRRLPVLEGERLVGIITLSDLLEVKQSDPAHRHSLQEIAQELARLVVSTVMRAKPICIYDNDTVGHAAELMLENKIGGLPVIDANERLVGVLTESNLFQLLARQWRDDNLIFSGVVPRG comes from the coding sequence ATGTTGACCGCGATCAACGTGGTTTCCTTGTGCGTCAATAAGCTGCAAGCTGTGCGCGTTTCAGCCAACGCGAAGGCCAGCATGACCCAGTCACTCGTTCACACCTTGGTCAAGGATTGCATGACATCGACGGTGATTGCCGTCAGCCCCTATGACACCCTGGCGCGTGCCTACGAGTTGCTGATGGCCAACCGCATTCGGCGCCTGCCGGTGCTGGAGGGCGAGCGCCTGGTCGGCATCATAACGCTGTCGGACCTGCTCGAAGTCAAGCAATCCGATCCGGCCCATCGCCACTCCCTGCAAGAGATTGCGCAGGAGCTCGCACGGCTGGTGGTGAGCACCGTGATGCGCGCCAAGCCGATCTGCATCTACGACAATGACACCGTCGGCCACGCCGCCGAACTCATGCTCGAAAACAAGATAGGCGGCCTGCCGGTCATTGACGCCAACGAGCGCCTGGTCGGCGTACTGACTGAATCCAATCTCTTTCAACTGCTGGCCCGGCAGTGGCGCGACGACAACCTGATCTTCTCCGGTGTCGTTCCGCGCGGCTGA
- a CDS encoding sulfite exporter TauE/SafE family protein → MNSGTALDLMVAFNLGLASQVHCVGMCGGIVAALNVATAPRGAVTPLRYALAYNGGRILSYALAGALLGAVGGSALTLFDRELGYRALRYAAGAILVLNGLALAGWLPRGALFEGLGLRVWRHLQKLGRGLMPINSTPRALAFGMVWGWLPCALVYSTLMLALASASPWRASAIMVAFGLGTLPALLASFWLGSRAGALFRGRLLRLCAALLLIGAGLVTPFIDSLLPSLHAGHAGHSGHDAPVPHESPMPGMDPAAPMDHSQHMHHHSPAASP, encoded by the coding sequence ATGAATTCCGGCACCGCGCTCGACCTCATGGTCGCTTTCAATCTCGGTCTCGCCAGCCAGGTGCATTGCGTGGGCATGTGCGGCGGCATCGTCGCGGCCTTGAATGTCGCCACCGCGCCGCGCGGCGCCGTGACACCGCTGCGCTACGCGCTCGCTTACAACGGCGGCCGCATCCTGAGTTACGCGCTGGCCGGCGCCTTGCTCGGCGCCGTCGGCGGCAGCGCCCTAACGCTGTTCGATCGCGAACTTGGCTATCGCGCCCTGCGCTACGCGGCGGGCGCGATCCTGGTCCTGAACGGCCTCGCGCTCGCCGGCTGGTTGCCGCGCGGCGCCTTGTTCGAGGGCTTGGGGCTGCGTGTATGGCGACATCTGCAGAAGTTGGGCCGTGGCCTCATGCCGATCAACTCCACGCCACGCGCGCTGGCTTTCGGCATGGTGTGGGGATGGTTGCCGTGCGCGCTGGTGTATTCGACCTTGATGCTGGCGCTGGCCAGCGCCTCGCCGTGGCGCGCATCCGCGATCATGGTGGCTTTCGGTCTCGGCACCCTGCCGGCGCTGCTCGCGAGTTTCTGGTTGGGCAGTCGCGCGGGCGCGCTGTTTCGCGGACGGCTGCTGCGCCTCTGCGCTGCGCTGCTGTTGATAGGCGCGGGTCTGGTCACGCCATTCATCGACAGCCTTTTGCCGAGCCTGCATGCCGGCCATGCGGGCCACTCGGGGCATGACGCGCCCGTGCCGCATGAAAGCCCCATGCCGGGCATGGATCCGGCGGCGCCCATGGACCACAGCCAGCACATGCACCACCACTCGCCCGCGGCATCGCCGTAG